ACAACTTTACCCAGCTATCATCTCCCATTGTGCTTAATGACCAAGCACAGTCTCATTCTTTCCGCTAAGCAAGCTTCCATATACCACCACAAaatcatttcttcttttaCACTGATGAACTGTACCATCTCTATTTTTCGTAATCACAGTAAATCCATTTTGACCAATCCTGGATCTGCCTCAATTTCCAGCTTGCAGGATAATAATAATGTCCTAGTCAGCAAGCCACTCCGAGGGCCCCGGACACGCCGGCCTCGAAGCGGAAAGTCATGTTTGAAACAACCATCATTTTCCTCCTGGACCTCTCCAGCttgttggaattggcgaagactgatccaacttaGAAGAGTTAAGCGATGTTTGAGGTCCCGAGGCACAGATATAATTTTCATAGATACTCTTAGTTATATCTGTCGAATACTTTACTCTCTCCTTGCTTCCTTATTCAACGTAAATAACACTCAACGTAACCGCTAGCTTCACCTGATCTGCGACACTGCTTACTCAGAACATAACCAGGAGCGCATTCAAGGATCCATGCCCAATACACGGAATAACACCCGTGGAAGGCGCGCAAACTCTGTCATGCCAagtgaaaaaaaaagaaggtATAAGGCAGCTAATTATGGGGATCGATAAGGAACTTGATAGGTTTCGGCACCGTAAGGCAACGTAATAAGCGGATCCATCAAagttgttgttgttgttcACCATGAGATCTGGGATCATCCATTTACGTGGAATtggagatgaaggtgaATTCGATGAATCCCTTCGCCGTTTTCGAATAAGCACAAGAATTTGTACAGGTCTGCGAGGGGGAAGAAAAGTATCAGATGCGAGAGTAGGAGTAAACTGTCAATGTCCCACTCGATTTCGACTTGGGGGTTAGTGGATCACCAGGGGTGCTGGGGGTGTCGCCGAGTAATCGCTAGTAGTCCAACGAAACAATCAACGAACTGTAATACTCACTTTTCAGCTGCGGCGTCCCCATCTCCTTATCGTCCATAAAAGCCGATATAAGAAGGTGAGGGCCACATTGAGTCAATCTGCCCTTCACTCCTCTCTTGTCCATGTAAATGTTGTTAGAAAAAGAAGGTTCCGATTAAGGTCATGGTCATAGTCATGGCCAAGGGTAATACGGTGATCTGGGCGGCGGGATGAAGCGCGGTACGAACACTACTCCGTGCGAGTGGGGCATAATTGTTACGAGGTAGGTACGAGGGGGATACACCCCAGATGCGCGCTCAatgaaggtggaagaaaagaCGATCCGAGCAGAAGGGCAGTTTGACAATAAGATGTGCCACGGTTTGGGTTATACATTGCGGACATAATACGTTTGATGCCTAGAAAAGCTGTATGTTATTATATGCAAACTGCATACAGCATCTTGTTCTGATTGGGCTCGTGAACACCATCCTCTACTGCCCTCCTTTTATCTCCCTCACATACTCTACAAAATCGTCAATCATCGAGGGCCAAGCCCCATCCTCGTCATACTCTTTGAAATCTTTGTCAATACTTCTCGCAAAATCGACCAACAGTGCCCAGGTATCTTTGGAGACGGCCTTGTTTTTTTGCTGCATGAATTCAATCCAGAGGTCGAATTCTGGTTGGGTGAACTGGGGTGATGTGTTGTCGGGGAGATGGGAGAGGGCAGATGGGGAATGGTTGAAAGCGGGAGGGAAAAAGAGTGTCCATAGGTCAATAGCTGGGGTAAAAAGCTAATCAGCAGGAGAGTCTTTATTAAAAGACGTCCAAAAGAGACGATTGCTTACCAGTATCGAGAGGGAGCGAACGCGTGAGCGACTGGGGTCCACCACGTGCAAGCTGAAAGGCGTGGTTGTACACCTTTTTAAAGTACTCTGGATCGCTGACCAGCTTTTCGCGGAGATTTGGGAGGTAGGCTTTTAATTTAGAAAGAGAGTCAATACTAAACGTTGGAAAAATGGGCGGTGAGCAATGGTCAATGAGGTGGGGGTCGAAAGAGAGACCTACTTTCCAGGGTAGGACGCAATACCAGCTACAAAGGGCGCCTTTTCCCATTCACCTGTGGCTTTGGAGTCGAGATCAGCAGCGAGGCAGAACAAGACGGCGTCCTGCAACGCAAGGGTTTCGGGTCAGAGATTCCTTCAAGTGGAATGTTCCTTGTTGGCCGGTCAGACGGTCCAACTCACAGTGCCAGGATCAATATCAAGCTCTTCACATAGCTCCATGGTACCGTCAATTTTGATTAATTTGGGGTCGGATGGGTCTGTGATGATTCGTCCGATGATCAGCGACACAATGCTTAACGAGTAAATCATTGCCCACCCTTGAACTTTTCCCAGACCTCACCGAGCTTGCGCTCCTGTGCAGGATCGGCTCTCGGTGCTGGCTCATTGTTGTAGAACGCATCCACAGCCTAAACAGTTATGGGCATCAGCAGCTGGGATCTGGCGAGCAGCTGGGATGTGGGTGCCAGAGCAGACATACGGCCTCAATGTACTTGTATTTCTTGATATACTTTGCAGCGTCGGCCGATCTGTGGTGCGTGAGTGGGTGCGGGTGGTTGTGCTGTGGTGGACGTACGATGTGCCTGTGATTGCTCTGAACTGGGTGACGAGGAGCGAATCCTTGGTGGAGAGGGGCTGTAGTGTGTGAGCTGTGAGCTGCTGTGGCTGTCGAGAAAACACTTGCCATGGCTGTTTTGTGGTGAAGATGTGATGAAGAGATGCGCGGTGGAGTGGTGGTGTTTTTTTGTAAACATTTCCTCCGCCGCAACATATAAAACATAACAACATTCCGCCATGGAGGCTGCTCTCCCCCGGCCGTCGACGTCTTCCTCCCGCTCGATCCGCAGGACACCCTCAGACTTCGAGGCTGCACTCCGCAACCCACAGGCGACGCTCTATCTCTCAGCAGGCCCACCACCCGTCGGCGAAGACCTCGAGTCCGAGGCTGCATCCACCGCAACAAGCCACCACTATTCCTCTGGCATGAGCGCAGCGGCCATGGACGATCCAGACGCGCCCATGCACGCGGACAAGCGACGCTTTGAGGACGACCTTCGGGCACTGGATAGAGCGCAGGAGAGAGACGAGGGGAGGATAGGACTCGGTGTGGGAGATGTAGGGGAACGAAGAAGTGTCGCCAAGGGACCGCCGATATCTGTCCCGGGAGTGATACCGCACACACCAAGCGGCCATACAAGGAAGGCATCCTGCATGACGACGACGAGCACAACGTCGACCGGTAATGGGGACACTCCGACAAGGGCAGCCAGACGGCAGGTGAAAAGCATCGGTCTTGATGGTGGGCTTTGCCTgtactcttctttccagATACATACACTGATAGAATACCCCAGCCGAGCTCGGGATTGAGCCCAAAAGCAGAAAAGCGCCCCCCAAACGGCGCACTCTCTTCAGCAAGGCTACCACGACCTCCCAGCCCGACCTGGCATCCATGGTCCGCCGCACAACCCACCGCAGTAGCAAGATATCCTCCACTCCTTCACCCTCGCTGTCCACCTCGACAAGCTCGCGCACACTCTACAGGAAGGAGCAGCCGTCCCCATCTGCATCGAGGATTAGGTCCGCAACAGAAAGCAGCGACAAATACGGCAATATGATGGGAGGTAGCCAGATGGCTACCATTGCGGAAGGGACTGGCCCGCTGAGCAGGCACAAGTCAAACGCTTCTGACGATGGTTTCAAGGTAAGTCTAATCGCTCAGCCACCACTCTCGCTTACATGAGTAGACTATGAAGTATAAGGCAAGGGGTATGCTTGGAAAGATGTTTGGATCTAGCAAAGAAGGCGTACGTATATTGTCTGTCTGTACCTTGGGGGCCATCTCATAACCCAACACAACAGCATCATTCTCCAAACCTTTCCACTccagcctcttcctctcatGTAGATATCAATGCCGAGACCGCTTACCCGCCTGTACCTCCTGTCCCTGCTGCCTATGCCAGTCAGAAACAGCGGCCTTACACTCCCCTCTCGACAACCACCGACGTCTTCAGCCCTTCCGAATCTTCTCGAGCATCCGCTCACTCGGCATCTGCCTCTCCTGTCATAGGCCCGCACAACAGGAAATCAAAAACTCCAACGCCATCAACCATATCTGAACGGCGGGGGCCGCCGGCTAGTGCCATGATCACAGACAAGCCTTTACCCTCTGTTAGAGACAATGTCGACGATCATGACTCGACACCTATGACAACGGCCACTAAACGAGAATCCAGTTCCCATGATGCCAGAGATCCAGCCAGTGCATCAGAAAACGAAACTCCATCTCGAtccacatcttcctcttcccgcAGAGTTGTCCCTTCGCCTTCACCTGCCACCGCAGCAATAACATCTTTTTCTGACGATATGGCAGGTATGCTTGCTAACATCGGACAGTCGGAACCTGCGACGGAGCTTGGCTTACCGCCGGAAAGATTGAGGCGCAAAGATGATAAAAACAGGTTTTCGGCCGTTTTGGGAAAGCCCCTTTCAGATCAGGAGCCAGTCTCGGCAACATTGACATCATCAACATTCCTGTCAGTTGCTTCGTCTCCACAACGGTCGGCATCACTACCTGTGGCTTCAGCCTCGGAGCAGGCGTCGTCAATGACTTTTAAAGCTTCATCTACCGCTCAGCTGTCATCCTTCCTTGATCCTCCTATTTTCCAGTCTAGTACATTCTTGGATCATGAGCTCTTCTCTCACCACCCTCAACAGCCTCAAAAACGGCACCAAACTGAGCCCTGCATCAACCTCCATACCTCGTCCCCATCCCTCTCTTCTGCGACTGCACCTTCTGTAGACGTCCCTCAGATTGCATCGATATTCGAAACAACAGGCAATGGCGACCAAAGGGGAGAGAACGCGTGGCAAGCATCTTCAGAAGGGCCATCCCAGCTTCTACCGTCTTCTGCCAAGTTTGATTCCTCTGTCGGCGTCGAAAGTACTGATAGaccatcaccatcacccATTGCATCTTCGGCTTGGACTCGTCAAGCTCAAGAGTCGCCCGCCTCCTGGCCATCACCACGACTGCAGCCCAGTTTCTCGGATAGGATTGATAAGGCTTCTGTGCCCGCTTCCTCTAGCACCATGTCTGGTGTCAACTCCCTATCGGCTCAAGGAACGAAAAAGGATACCCAAGATGAGGTCGTGAAGATGATTGCCCCCCAGCCAGGGACCCCTAGTAAAGCACAGGAGCAGGCTGTAAGGACATCGTCCACTGATAAACAGCTTGAAAGCCAGAAGGATAGCGAATTAGGTCGTGAGCAAGAGGAATTGGGAGAAGAAACCAATGAGGGGAAGGGGACGAGGCTAGCACGGGAAATTTACGAAGGAAATGGGACGACTGTGGCTAGCGAAAAGATGGCAGAGTTTTTAGGTGGACCGTGAGGATTTCAATTGACACTTATGTGGCGAGAAATCAGGGCTGATCATTTTGATTTTTGCAGGCATGCTATCAACGACATCACTTTGAAATACTTTATGCAGTACTTCAATATGGAGGGACAAAACCTCGTTGACGCCTTTCGGTAAGAGCTTGAATTTCTCCAAATCAAACCACATTTGCACCGCAActcatttttttttttttttcaatgCAGGAAACTGTGCCAGAAGCTGTACCTCAAGGCCGAATCCCAAGAGCTCGACCGTATCATGGGCGCGTTTTCCGCTCGTTTCTTCGAGTGCAATCCCAACGCCGTGTTTGGATCTCCTGGTATCTTACATACGGTCTCCGCCGCGATGCTCATGCTCAACACGGATCTCCATATCGCAGAGTTGAGTAGACACATGTCGAAAGCTGAATTTGTCAGGAACACATTACAGGCTATCCATGAGAGTACAACTGTTGATCCAAGCACCACCTTGAGCGGCGCCGCTGGGGATGAAAGATCTTCGACTCCCGATTTGGTGAGAGATGATGGGAGCAGCATAAAGCCTAGCCTCACCTCAAATTCGTCCATGTCTACCACGTTAATCAACACGAGAGCCAAAACCCCAGTCCAGCCGGGACAAGCTCGAAGCACTTCAGCATCCGTCGTTTTTCCACACACTCATTACGGGCGTGCAGACAGTTCGCTATCCGTAGCTGGCATATCTGCAGAAGGGAAAAGCAGAAATAGCTCGTTCAGCGGAGGCTCACGGAGCTATTCCAAGAGCTGGGAGGCAGAAGCTGAAGCTGCACTGAAAGACATCTACTCTTCCGTTCGTGCCGACAAGATCCTTCTTCCTATATCTGATGTTCCTGTGAGCGATCGAAATGTGTCTGGCTCGAGCAATCGCCAATCAATGATTTCAATTGCTAGCAATGGCCCTTACGACTCTAGGCTGGGTAGGGTACGGACCCCAACAGACCGTATGAATGTACTCAGACGTGGGAGTATACGTAGTATTCAAGATCGCCTGAATAGTGGCGGTAATAGCCCTTATGGTTCCCAGTGGTACGGATCGGATGGGAGACTCAGTCCCACTCTGAGCAACGCAACTTCTATCAATGAAACGACCGGTACTGGTTCCGGTTTCTCGTCTTTCAACCCCTGCCTGGGTTTTGCCTCCAACCTGTCGCACAGTGTTATTCGGGAAAACGAAGACGAGGTCGGTTCGTTGCACTCAAAGGCTAGTGTGGGCACAGTGGAGGATATGGACGACGATGAGCTTGCATTGCTGGGCGCGCCGTGGGCCAAAGAGGGAATCCTACAGCGCAGAGCACATGGAGAAGGTGTGGCAAAGAGAGTGAAAAAGGCTGATTGGAAGCAATTCTTTGTGGTGGTCAGTAAGGGAGATCTGTACATGTTCACGTTTGGGGATGGCAAGGGCGGAGGGGGATTCATGGGTGGCTCTGTGGGTGGTGGGAATTGGCTGGTAAGTTTTTGAAACTCCTGCCAAACTAGAGTGGGGTTGTACTGATGGCGCGTATTGGGGAATCTGCAGGAAAATGCCAATGCGAATGGTACCATCAACCTCATGCATACCACCGCTGCAGCACTTCCCAAACAAGgccactcttcttcaagaccATATTGTTTCACTGTAAGCCAGTCATCCGGCGAAGTGATCACCTTTGCAGCAGGTACAGAAGATCTCGTTGCTGAATGGATTGCGACGTGCAACTATTGGGCGGCAAGGAAGAGCCGACAGCCATTACAGGGAGGCGTGTCGAATATGGAGTATGGATGGAACAGGGTCACTGTGGATCCattggaggatgaaggtGATCGGGTGAGTATCTTTAGTCAGAAGAGTAATGGGGGCCGAATGGGAGGCACGTACGGCCGGCGAGCTCTGGGGAATGGTAGCGGGGGCAGCACAGGGCGATTTGACAAAATCCATATCAGTGATTGGAAGCCGCCACCTTCTGCGATGATGCCGAGTactttggaagaggaggctCAATTGGAAGCATTGGTTGGGTATGTAAAGTCACGAGAAAAGGAGCTAGAGAAGCATAAGGCCATTGAGGAGTCGATGATCCGATTGGTAAGTTTTTGGTTGTTGTATAGAAATTAGCTTGGACTGGGCGCTGATCCTCACCACACATAGTACTCTCATGGATCAAAGAACCTCCACAAAGCAAAGGAAAATTGGAAGGCCAAATCACACTATATCCATAATGAAATATTCAAATACGAAACATACATCGATGCTCTGCGAAACGCAATATCCCTTCGCGTCAAGAAGCAGGGCGACAAGAAACTAGGAAAGTCGCTCAACACGTCGAATCACAACTCGCAGTCGTCCTCTGGCGATAAATTCGGAGCTTCGGATAAGAGTAAAAAGGCGGTTGATGCAAGTGGCGCGGCGCAGGGTGTGAATGCGCGAGGATTAACGATTGATCTGACCATCACGGTTGAACAATCTGAcgatggtgaagaagagcagccAATAACGCCGACGACTATCAGGAGATGACACGGCCGCAAAGATATATAATGTTTTATAGTGTGGACTCTTATAATACGAACTGTAATGCATGTGTTAACTTGCCGTTTCATTTGCTCTGGCCGACGGCTGGCTGTATGTAGACAACGAAGAAGGGTGCGTGCCGTCGACAAGAAACGCGGCCATGGCCGATCATCTGTTCTTTTTATTATTTACTactattattattattgaTATCGACGCTTCTTGCGACGAGGATCCATTTGTTTGTTCTCAGTGCGCCTCGTCTCTGTTGCGCGTGGTGATGATCCATTACTACTAACGACTTACTCTGCTTGCCAACAAACTTTCTCGACCCCGGGAAATCATGGCATACTCTGCTCGAGGTGGGAAATCAAAGGCCGACATTACGTTTCAAGATTTCCTTAGGGCAGAGGCACATCTCAACAGACCTCGTCAGTGTCAAAAATGTTACCAGTACTGGCCATGGGCAACTTTCAGGCTCGAAAAAACTGGTGCGCATGTAAGTTGCCTTGTCATTTGAATGGCCAGTTTTATATGTGAGTGTAAAAACCGACTTTTGGATATAAAAGCCTCTGTTCTGCCTCCGATGTTCAAGGCCAGACTTATACCGCAAGCACTGGAAGGCGACACATGACGAAATGGTATGTTACAATCTCACATAGTGTGCGCTATGCCTGTTATGCTTTTAGTTGGCTGATTTTGAATTATTCTGATACATTTCAGAGATCGCTTATCGATACAGCCGCGAAGATTCAGAAAGAGAACTTGGGTCCTAAAGGGACCGTGAAAACAAATTTTGCATCTTCATTCAGTATACCTCCACAAACGGCTGCCTCCACATCTCAGATTATACCCCCGGTCTTTGTGGCCGAGGGGGAAACTGTTATACGCCCACCTACACTCGCCCAAGATCGTACGAATCTCTCAGCCACCTTGATATCAGGAGTGCCGCCGGGTTTCGGTAACGCTCCGTTCGTAGGGGCAGCCGCCTATCCTCTGCAAAGCACTGTCCAGAATCCGTCCAGTTCGACTGCGGCATCGTCATCCCATTTGGGAAGATATGCTCAACCATCATATCCTGTAGGAAGGCCGCAACAAACACTGGGCATCCCGACACATTCGAGTCTGCAGTCTTCAAGTGCACCAGTGAACTCTTTTGGAGCGCCTCCAAACGCTTTTGGCCAGCCTTTTCTCCGCACATTTCCTGCGGCTGCTGGCGCTATCAACAGTATAGGCACGCCGCACTACCCCTCTAACGTGCCTAGAGAGCATGTCAATATTTATCTCCCTGGGTACTCCCCGTATCAGTTGCCTTTAAGGAGATTCA
The DNA window shown above is from Cryptococcus decagattii chromosome 9, complete sequence and carries:
- a CDS encoding defective in Cullin neddylation protein 1; translation: MPLSTKDSLLVTQFRAITGTSSADAAKYIKKYKYIEAAVDAFYNNEPAPRADPAQERKLGEVWEKFKDPSDPKLIKIDGTMELCEELDIDPGTDAVLFCLAADLDSKATGEWEKAPFVAGIASYPGNIDSLSKLKAYLPNLREKLVSDPEYFKKVYNHAFQLARGGPQSLTRSLPLDTAIDLWTLFFPPAFNHSPSALSHLPDNTSPQFTQPEFDLWIEFMQQKNKAVSKDTWALLVDFARSIDKDFKEYDEDGAWPSMIDDFVEYVREIKGGQ